A window from Schistosoma haematobium chromosome 1, whole genome shotgun sequence encodes these proteins:
- the PDCD10_1 gene encoding Programmed cell death protein 10, variant 2 (EggNog:ENOG41KOG4025~COG:S) gives MPRNYEFSDCLYNPTLPCIYYPTFFKLSKCNSTLTNALRAAFVQVENQYPGFSEQFIIRLLQRLGVNDDINLPETYPGIAGVHTQRMENQMIDRIEISANNLKLCLSKIPDEISSSNGFTNLIREITEITDKFLESLCSHDKQILQQRSLYNLRFEFIQSCKQFSETLKAYSRDKNQTSVISRANQLVLCTNTILDALRCDK, from the exons ATGCCTCGAAATTACGAGTTTTCTGATTGTCTATACAATCCTACTTTACCTTGCATCTATTACCCGACATTCTTTAAG TTATCTAAGTGCAATTCAACTCTGACTAATGCTTTAAGAGCAGCATTTGTACAG GTGGAGAATCAGTATCCAGGGTTTAGCGAACAGTTTATCATTCGCTTGTTACAGCGTCTTGGAGTTAATGATGATATAAATCTGCCAGAGACATACCCGGGAATCGCTGGTGTACACACCCAAC GCATGGAGAATCAAATGATTGATCGGATCGAGATTTCTGCTAACAATTTGAAGTTGTGTTTAAGTAAAATACCTGACGAGATATCTAGTAGTAACGGCTTTACCAACCTTATAAG AGAGATTACAGAGATAACAGATAAATTTTTGGAATCGTTGTGCAGTCACGATAAACAGATTTTGCAACAAAGATCGCTGTACAACCTTAGGTTTGAGTTTATTCAATCATGCAAACAATTCAGCGAAACCTTGAAAGCATATAGCCGTGATAAAAA CCAAACCTCAGTTATCTCTCGAGCAAATCAACTAGTTCTGTGCACAAACACCATTCTTGATGCTCTTCGTTGTGATAAATGA
- the PDCD10_1 gene encoding Programmed cell death protein 10 (EggNog:ENOG41KOG4025~COG:S), translating to MPRNYEFSDCLYNPTLPCIYYPTFFKLSKCNSTLTNALRAAFVQVENQYPGFSEQFIIRLLQRLGVNDDINLPETYPGIAGVHTQLCLGMENQMIDRIEISANNLKLCLSKIPDEISSSNGFTNLIREITEITDKFLESLCSHDKQILQQRSLYNLRFEFIQSCKQFSETLKAYSRDKNQTSVISRANQLVLCTNTILDALRCDK from the exons ATGCCTCGAAATTACGAGTTTTCTGATTGTCTATACAATCCTACTTTACCTTGCATCTATTACCCGACATTCTTTAAG TTATCTAAGTGCAATTCAACTCTGACTAATGCTTTAAGAGCAGCATTTGTACAG GTGGAGAATCAGTATCCAGGGTTTAGCGAACAGTTTATCATTCGCTTGTTACAGCGTCTTGGAGTTAATGATGATATAAATCTGCCAGAGACATACCCGGGAATCGCTGGTGTACACACCCAAC TATGTTTAGGCATGGAGAATCAAATGATTGATCGGATCGAGATTTCTGCTAACAATTTGAAGTTGTGTTTAAGTAAAATACCTGACGAGATATCTAGTAGTAACGGCTTTACCAACCTTATAAG AGAGATTACAGAGATAACAGATAAATTTTTGGAATCGTTGTGCAGTCACGATAAACAGATTTTGCAACAAAGATCGCTGTACAACCTTAGGTTTGAGTTTATTCAATCATGCAAACAATTCAGCGAAACCTTGAAAGCATATAGCCGTGATAAAAA CCAAACCTCAGTTATCTCTCGAGCAAATCAACTAGTTCTGTGCACAAACACCATTCTTGATGCTCTTCGTTGTGATAAATGA